A segment of the Leptolyngbya sp. NIES-3755 genome:
CGCCACATCCATGATGCGATTGATCTCAATCCCTGGCGTAATTTCAATCCATAGCGACGCATCTCCAGGAAGCGGCAGAAATCCAAGTGCCTCAGTTCCTAGATACGCAGCATGTTGCGGCTGTAATCGATCGATATAAACGTAACTGCGAAGATCGATGCCCAAGAGTAAACGATTGTAAATTGCTTTCCTAGTATACGGTTTGCCGAGTGCGATCGTATCCTTCAATCGAAGCAATCGGTTTTTGATTCAATAAAGGCATAATCTACTATCTTTGGGAAGATGACAAATTGTGCTTGGATCTTCAAATTTTAAGGAGTCGAAGCCTTCACCCGATGATGAATTCTACATCTCCCACGCTTTCAATCTGTGTTGCAACCCGCAATCGACCGGATGATCTGATTCGCTGTCTCAATTCTTTGACTTTGCTGGAGCAACTAGAATTTGAGATTTTGGTGATTGATGATGCGTCAGAAGTACCGATCGAAAACCGAGTGTTTCAGGAAGTCGATCGCGCATTGGTCGATCGGATTCAAGTCTTTCGGCATGAGAAAAATAAAGGTGTCCCTGCAACCCGAAACGAACTAGCTGAACGTGCGAAAGCTCCTTATTTGCTGATTTTGGATGATGATGCTCAACTTCTAAGTGCAGAGAGTGTGTATGCAGGTTTGGATGTGCTGAAAACTAGCTCTGATGTGGGAGCGGTGGCACTTTCTCAAAGTGATGAAACTGGAAAGTTGTTACCTGGGCAACCTACGCCTGCGGAATATCGGTGCTATACTGCAACCTTTATCGGGTACGGGCATTTATTACGACGTGAATTGTTCGTTGAACTCGGTGGATATCGGGAGATGTTTGCCGCGTATTATGAAGAGCCAGAATTTTGTAAACGAATGCTCGATCGAGGATTTTATGTGGTCTATCTTCCAGATGCACGAGTGATTCATTATCAATCTCCGATCGGTCGAAACAATTTAGTAGCGCTCAAAAATGGCTGTCGAAATAAATGTTTTGCTGCCATCTACAATGAGCCGCTACCAATGATGATTTTGAGCATTCCCGCGAGAATCTTGCTTTATACCTTCAAACACTGGGCGTACTGTCGCAAACACAAAATTGAGAGTGAATTTGGAGCCGATTGGATTATTCGAGAACTGCGGCAGAACTTTCCAACCCTGTGGCGCGATCGACGGGCATTGAAATGGAGCACATATTACAAGTGGCATAAGATCAAACAAGCACCCGCTTATCAACTTGCAGAATAGTTTTTTCACCTGGTGCAATCATGAAGCTTTTAATCGTGAATCATTCTTGTACGGTTTCTGTTGCTCAGCAGTTTTATGCAGAAATTGAGCGACAAACTGGATGGGAAATCACGATCGTGGTTCCTGAAAATTGGAAAGATGAGTATGGGATTCAGCGCGAAGTCAAACGCTGGAAAGACTTTCATGGGAAACTCATTAGTATTCCGGTTTGGCAATCTGGAAGCATTCCACTGCATCGTTATCGATCGCTGTTTGTAAAACTCTTGCGCGAGTTCAATCCTGATTTCATCTATCTGCATCAGGAACCGTATGCGCTAGTCACTTTACAGGTTTATTTGGCAAACTATTTCACGATTCGGAAACCAATTAGTTTCTTTACCTGGCAAAACATTTTCAAACGTTATCCGATTCCTTTTCGACAGATGGAACGCTGGATTTTAGATCATACGGATGTGATGTTTCCAGGGTCTTATAGTGCTGAAGCCGTGATGCGAGAAAAAGGATATACCGGGCGGAGTGTGTTGATGCCGTCAGGAATTGATCCAACGATTTACTATCCTCGATCGAACAATTTAAAGCCCGAATTAGGCGCAAAAGATCACGAAGTTCTGATCGGATATGTCGGGCGAGTTGTTGAACAAAAAGGACTTAAAACCTTACTCACTGCTTTAAATGAAATTCGCGAATTACCTTGGCGATTGGTGATGGTTGGAACTGGAGAATTTGATGCCGAATTTGACTCGATCGCGAAAGAATTGAATTTAAGCGATCGGATTCAAAAGCTCGGTTTTGTTCCATTCACAGAAACCCCAAACTATCTTTCTGCATTTGATCTCTTAGTGCTGCCTTCTGAAACGCGATCGAACTGGAAAGAACAATTTGGGCGAGTCATTATCGAAGCAATGGCGTGTGGAACTCCGGTGATTGGTTCAGATTCCGGTGAAATTCCACATTTGATTCATGTCACAAAAGGCGGATTGGTTTTTCCTGAAGGAGACGCGATCGCGCTTTCCCAACGGTTGAGCGAATTGATACAAAATGCTGAACTGCGATCAAACTATGCCGAAACTGGAAAGCAAGCCGTTTTGAGTAATTACACGAATTCTTTATTAGCTCAGCGATTTGCTGAAACTGTTAAGAACACTGTGGAGTTTGATCCGCGATCGCAGCGTTCAGGAGTACAATCGTTTCCGACTCCTTAAGTGTGCGTAAGTTATGTCTGTACGATCGAGCATTCCGGATCAACGATGGTCTATTCATCCTCAACAGCCAGATCGTGCGATTCAGCTTGCCGCAGACACTCACCGATCGCCGCTTCTCACGCAGATTTTGATCAATCGCGGCTTTGACACCCTCGAATCGATTCAAGAATTTCTCGATCCAGAACGTCAAGAGCTACCTTCACCGCTAGAAGATTTCCCCGATCTTGCAATCAGTTTGGAACTCTTGATCAATGCAATCAATGACAAAACTCGAATTGCAATTTGTGGCGATTACGATGCGGATGGAATGACCAGCACAGCCTTGTTGCTCAGAGCATTACGACACTTAGGCGCAAGAGTAGATTATGCAATTCCGAGTCGAATGAGCGAAGGGTATGGAATCAATCGCCGTATCATCGAAGACTTTCACGAAGAAGGCATTGGGCTAATTCTGACTGTGGATAACGGCATCGCAGCCCATGATCCGATCGCACGAGCCAGAGAACTTGGACTCACGATCATTGTTACTGATCACCACGATTTGCCGCCTACACTTCCAAATGCGAATGCGATTCTCAATCCGAAGCTAATTTCGGAGTCATCCCCATATCGTGGAATGGCTGGAGTCGGTGTTGCGTATGTTCTTGCCGTCTGTCTAGCTCAGAGTTTTGGACAAACGCGAGACTTACAGAAATCTTTGTTAGAGCTATTCACATTAGGCACGATCGCTGATTTAGCTCCCCTCACCGGAGTCAATCGTCGCTGGGTAAAACGCGGCTTACATCTCTTGCCAAAATCCAAAATGGCAGGCATTCAAGCTCTGATTCAAATTGCAGGTTTGAGCAATGAGAAAAATCTGAAACCTGAAGCGATCGGCTTTCGATTGGGTCCGCGAATTAATGCGATCGGGCGTTTATCTGATCCGCAAATCGTGATCGAACTCTTAATTACCGATGATGATGGAGTCGCATTAGAACGCGCCATGCAATGCGAACAGGTGAACAAACAACGTCAACAATTGTGTGAACAAATCGAGAAAGAAGCGATCGAGGCTTACGAAAATAGTCCGCTCGATGCAAAAGACGATCGTGTTCTATTGCTGGTAAAAAAAGGTTGGCATCATGGCGTAATCGGGATTGTTGCTTCTCGATTAGTCGAACGTTATGGAGTTCCAGTTTTCATCGGAACTTACGAAGATGAGCATCACATTCGCGGTTCTGCCCGAAGCATTCCAGAATTCAATGTGTTTGAAGCCTTAGAATTCTGCAAAGATCTGATGCTGAAAGCGGGAGGGCACAAAGCAGCAGGCGGATTTTCGTTTGAAGCCGATCGATTAGATGAGATTCGATCGAGATTAAGAACGTTTGCACACAAATTACTCAAACCCGAACACTTGAAGCCTCTGGTGACGATCGATGCTCAAGCCGATCTGTCTCAACTCGATTTAGCGCTTCATGCTCAACTCGATGCCCTTCACCCTTGCGGCATGGAGAATCCCGATCCAGTGTTTTGGACACCGAACGTTTGCCTTGATGAGCAACGACGAATCGGTAAAGGGCATATCAAATTTGTATTGCGATCGGGAAATCAGAAAATTAATGCGATCGCGTGGCGTTGGGGTGAATATTTCCCGCTTCCGAGCACGTTAGATATTGCTTACCGATTGAAATCGAATGAATGGAACAACGAAGTTTCAGTGCAATTAGAAGTGGTCGGCGTTCGGTTGCCTCAAGTTCAACGGACAGAATTTTTATTTAGCGATCGACCGTATACCTGTACGTTGCTCGAACAGCGTGGAATTCAAGAACTGAGAATCCAGAACACAAAAGGTGAAACTTTAGTCATCCAAAAAGGACAAAGAATTGGAACACTTGGAAAACTAAATCAATCAATGCAAGAAATCGATGTTTCGCAAGCTCCGTACTATGATTTGGTGAAAGCTGCGGTGAATGCTTTACGAGTCTAATTTGTGAAACTACAGATTTCATTCATATTTGCCCAAAGAGGGACGCGCTACGCTAGAGATACACCTCGTGATCCACCTCGTAAGGTTGAGGTACTCGCTACGTAGCCCGTTCTATCTTTTAAGGACAAATTTGTGACCCACTTCGATCGCGCATTTCCTATGGCATCAGAACAGCAAGTTAGACAATATCTCGCCTACTGGTTTCAACTCGGTAAGCGATTGATGACGCACAATGGCAGACAAGCGATCAAGCCAAGTTCGATCATCGCAGGCGATCGCTATAGTGACGAGTTTGAAGCCTGCTGGAATTTGGTGCGCTCTCCAGAATCCGGCGATTGCTACATCGAGGGCACATCTCAAACGATTCAAGAACTTCTGTCGCCCGAATGGGAAATTAGCCCGTGTGCAAGATGTGAGATGCCTGTTCCCACTCGATCGTTAGGAATGCCGCCGGGTGAGTGTCCTTGTGCGGATCTGTCATTCTGGCCCGATTCCGAAGCGCCACAACCTCGATCGCCCATCAGCACCTCGAATTCGCTTCAGAAGATTCGAGATCGACTTTCTCGATCAAGCCAATAACTCAAAATTCGTGCCACGTTTAAAATTCGTGGGTATTCTTCATAGAAGAGTCATTCCCGTTTTGATTTCTTCATGAAAGCGCCCTCAATTTCAGAATCCGCCACTCCAATTTCCCCGTGTTGGTTACAGCCCGTTTTGATGCTGGCTCCAGCGGGACTCTGGTTATTATTGCTGCTGATTGTTCCGACGCTGATCATTTTCCAACTCAGCCTCGTTCCCAACATCAGACCCGGCGATATCGTCAATCCATCCGGACTCGATAACTATTGGCGAATTTTTCAGCCTGAAAGTTTTCCGGTGATTCTACGATCGCTCTTTTTCGCAGGCGGATCGATGCTTTCATGTTTGCTTCTAGGATTTCCGGTTGCGTACTGGATCGCATTATCTTCTCCAAAACGCTGGCGTAATTTATTGCTCATCGGATTTACGTTGCCGCTTTGGACTTCGACATTATTGCGATCGTATGCCTGGATTAGTATTTTACGCAGAACGGGCGTTCTCAATAGTATTCTTACTAGCGTTGGTTTACCTGCACTCGATTTATTAAATCAGCCGATCGCAGTCTTAATCGGAATGACGTACAGCCTATTGCCTTATATGGTTCTAATTCTGTATGCGTCCTTGGAAAAGCTCGATCGACAATTGCTCGAAGCCGCCGCAGATTTAGGAGCCACACCGAGCCAAGCGTTTTGGAAAGTCACAGTTCCTCAATGCTTACCAGGAATCACGGCAGGCTGTTTATTAGTGTTCATCACCGGATTAGGGGACTTTATTAACCCAGAATTGCTCGGTGGAACTTCGAGCCGAACCGCAGCCCGATTAGTCTACGATCAATTTCTTGGTGCAACACAGAATTGGGGATACGGTTCTGCGCTGAGTATGATTTTGATTTTTGTCGTTAGTCTTGCGATCGCGCTTCTCATCAAATACGGAGATAAAAATGCAAAGTCAATCTAAACTGAATACCTCAGCGTTTTTCACGGTGCTGATGTTTGGCTTTATGTATTTGCCGATCGCAGTTCTCACGTTTTACAGTTTCAACGAAGCTCCAAATAGCGCTCAGTGGAAAGGATTTACGTTTTCTTGGTACGTCAGATTTTTCCAAGATAGTCGAATTTTATCCGCACTTTGGGATAGCTTACTCGTTGCCAGTTTAGCGACCGGAATTGCTGCGGTGATTGGAACCCTGATGGCGATCGGGCTTGCGAGATATCAATTCTTTGGTAAGAAACTCTTCCAAGGTGCGGCGTACTTGCCGTTGATCATTCCAGATATTGCGATCGCGGTTGCAACACTCGTATTTCTCGCAGTGATCGCCGTTCCATTGAGTTTAGGGACGATCGTTGCGGCTCACGTTGTATTTTGTTTAGCGTATGTGGCTCTAGTCGTTTCTACGAGATTAACGAATCTTGATCCGCATTTAGAAGAAGCCGCTTTAGATTTAGGCGCAACACCGTTTCAATCGTTGACGTTAGTATTGCTGCCACAGTTAACACCTGCGATCGTTTCAGGATGTCTTTTAGCATTCATTCTCAGTATGGATGATTTCTTGATTTCCAGTTTCACAGCAGGCGGCGGAATCACCACTTTACCGATGGAAATCTTTAGCCGCATTCGTACCAGCGTTCGACCGGATATGAATGCGCTTAGCGTTGTATTAATGATTGCTTCCGCTGGTGTGGCTCTCGTTGCCGAAGTGATTCGCTATCGAGGCGAAAAGCGACGATTCCAGTAGCGATCGCAGTTTGAATCTACTTTAAAGCAATCCCTCTAACTGGCGACGAATTCGATCGAGATCCCGATTCGACATTTCCGATTCGTCCTCCGGTTTCTCCTCCGGATTCCAGTCAGTCTCTTCAATATTTCTTTCAGGTGGAGCCAGCAACAACCGCTCAAAATCGCTCTGGGGCATAAAATTCTCTGGAATCAGATATGCCTCGTAACCCGCATCCTGGCAGAACTCTTCAATTTCTTCCTGCTCAATCTTTTCCACACTCGGAACCGCAAAATCTTGAGCCTCTAACATTAGCGCGTATCGAGTCGCATCGTCTTCCTGAGCAAACATCAACACGAGATTCTGATCGCCCACACTAATCGTATGGATACCTGGATTATCAGTGTCGGCGTTGAAAAGTAAGACGAATACTTGCATAGATCTAGAGAAATCGATGGGCTAGATCTCAGGTTACTTCAATTAGGTTCGATTGCTGCTTTTCTGTTAATTTATTGTTTTTTTGGAAGTTGCTGATTCATTTGTTCGATCGCTTCGTAAAGCCGCGATTGATACGAAGAAAAACTGCGATCGCGATCAATATGATTTAACGCTTGTCTAAAACTCGATCGTGCCGTTTCGTAGTCTTTTTTCTCTGCCGCCGCACATCCCGTTCTAATGTCGTTTCTAATGTTGAATTTATCGTCGGATGAGCCTGAATCGATGCCAACCGTGAGACACATTCTGGGAACCACAGGCTGATTTATGCGATCGATGCCTGCCCAGATTAAGGCAATTGAAAGCGCGATCGCAATCACTCCAAGCCCCATTTGCGCCACTTCCCAGACCAGTGTACGCTCCGAAACTTGTCCCTGCATTTGATTCGTCAATTTCTGCAATTCCCACCAAGCGTCTCTTGCAAAGATGAGAGAGCAGGCGAAAATCAGTAACAAAAGACCGAGCAAGAGCAATATCATAAGCCGGACATTAGGGATGCTCCCATTTTGGCATTAGGTTTCTGGCTTGTGATGTTCGTGCCAGTGACGGGCGATATCAATCCGACGACAGAGCCAAACGCGATCGTGCCCCTGAATGTAATCCAAAAATCGCGCCAGTGCTGCTGCTCTTCCGGGTCTTCCGACTAATCGACAATGTAAGCCCACGCTCATCATTTTTGGAGCCGTTTCACCTTCTTCGTACAAGACATCAAACGCATCTTGTAAATAAGCAAAAAATTGATCGCCTGAATTAAATCCTTGGCTTGTAGAGAACCGCATATCGTTATTATCCAGCGTATACGGAATCACCAAATGCGGTTTGCCATTGCCTTTCACCCAATACGGGAGATCATCAGCATAGCTATCCGAATCGTAGAGAAATCCTCCTTCTTCGATTACGAGCTTCTGAGTATGGGGACTGTTCCGCCCGGTGTACCAACCCAAGGGACGACTTCCAGTGACGCGGGTATGAATGTCGATCGCTCTTTTCAAATGTTCCCGCTCGGCTTCCTCGGAAAAATCCTTGTAGTCGATCCAGCGGTATCCATGACTGGCAATTTCCCAATCCGCTGCTTTCATCGCTGCTACGACATCGGGATTTCGTTCTAGCGCCATCGCCACCCCATAAATCGTCACGGGAATTCCACGAGACGTAAACATCCGATGTAAGCGCCAAAATCCTGCTCGACTCCCGTATTCGTAGCAAGATTCCATATTCATGTGGCGCAATCCGACAAACGGCGCGGCTCCAGGAATTTCTGATAAAAAAGCCTCCGAAGCGGGATCACCATGCAAAATACAGTTTTCGCCACCTTCTTCGTAGTTGATGACAAACTGAACCGCGATTTTAGCTTGATCTTTCCATTGCGGGTGAGGCGGGTTTTGTCCGTAACCCACCATATCTCTGGGATATGCAGACATCAGCGTGACCGTTTAGAGTTGCTGATTGAGAAATATAACAAGATCTCGAACCGTATGCAGCATACTGATGTCTAATCGATCGCGAATTTCGACTCCAAAGCGATCGTGAAAGTCTTCACACAAGTCCCATTCCCAATCGAACCAACAGACCAAGGGAAGCTGCAAATCTTCGGTCAATCGATCCATCGGGGTCACTTTAGCAAACGGCAATCCTGAATAAGATTCCATTTGCTGATACACAAAAGTTGAGAGATCTTGAGAAACGGACATCGGTTGCCAAAACGAACGATACCAATCATCAGGGCTACGTTCGGGACGCGATCGCCAACCTTGATGAATGCGATGCCGCACACCCAGGTCAGGACTGAGATCGGCGTATGTTCTAATATTCAGCACTGCGTTATTGAGTTCGCGCCACATGCTCCCTTCTGTCCGGTTGCGATCGATTGATCTCAGTATTCCCACTCAGAAGGCGAGCCCCACAGAGAATTGCAAAAGTCCCCCAAATTTCTGAAATTCAGGGGCACAACCGAATTAACCGGCTCGCAATCCTGTAATCAAGTTACGAACAGAAGCATAAATCTTCGTTCGCATTTTCATCCCTTGTTGATGACTGAGATAGCGTTCTCCAAGCGCGATCGCACACATGACTTCGACAACACTTAAAACCGCGCCTGTCGCCTCAAAAAAGTGCAAATTCAACGCAATTCCAATCGTCGCAAGAATATAAGCCGTTGCCACTTGTGCATGACTCCATCCAGACTGTTGCAGGCGTTGATAAAGATGCGTCCGATGTGGCTTAAAGATATTCTCTTTGCGAATCAGACGACGAACTAACGTGTAAATCGCATCGGCAATCAACGGTAAAGTAATCGCTAACGATGACCAGGCTTGGATGGTGTTTTCCTGATGTAAAAGCGCGATCGCAATCGTCGCTCCTAAAACGGTACTACCCACATCGCCCATAAAAATCTTTGCAGGCGACCAGTTCCACCACAGAAATCCAAGCAGCGCAACCACTAATAGTAAAAGAATTGGCTGATTGATCTCGATCGCTAAGTAAGTCAGTTGTACCGCAGACACGCCAGCGACTAAGCCATCGAGTCCATCCATGAAATTGTAGAAATTGATCAGTGCGGTCATGCCGATCGCAGTTAACCCGATCGCGATCGCAATTCCTACCATTCCAAACTGACTCAGCCAGGGTTGAGGAAACGCGCCATAAATCGCGATCGCAATTCCTGCTGCACTCAGTTGCACGAGATAGCGAATCCGAGCCGGAACATCGCCGCGATCGTCAAAGATGCCAACAATGACCAACGGAATCAACGCAGTCCAGATCGAGAGAACATCACGAGAGCCGACAGATTGCCAATCTAAGAGCGCAAATCCAACACTGGTGAGCGCAAAAGCCACCACAAAACCCAGACCTCCACCTCGCGGAGTCGGTTGCGTATGAGAACTACGATCGTTGGGAATGTCCAATAGGAAGCGGCTGAGGTACTGCTTGATTGAGGCAACCAGCAGAAAACTCAGAGAACCACTCGCCAGTAAAAAACTGAGGGAGATATTCATAGGTGAAAGAAACCGAAACCTATCTCTAGCCGTTGAGAGCAGAACCTCCAGAAGTACCGTTACTCCAACAAGTCAATGAGCGTCTTGAAACCATTTCGCAGTGCGATCCAGACCTTGAGCGGAGGTAAACGGGGGATGCCAATTGAGTGTTTGGCGAATCTTAGAACTATCAATCGTCAATGAACCGAATAGCCGATCGAGAGTTGCCGTTTTACCAAAGATCCGGGCGAGTATAGTCAGTAATACGGGAGAAATTGGCAGTAACCGGACAGGTTTGTTCAGAGATTTTGCGATATTTTTCACGAGTTCGGCAGTGGAAAGATCCGCGTTATCACTGATGAGAAAAGTCTGTCCAGCCGCATTCGGATGAGTGGCGCATTGTGCGATCGCATCGACTAAGTTACCGACATACACTAAGCTACGTCGATTGTTCACGGCTCCTAGTGGTAGCGGAATCCCTTGATTCACGAGCTTCATTAAGTTGAGAAAGTTCGCCCGCACTTCTGCACCGTAAACCAGTGGCGGACGTAGAATCACAACTTCTAAACCTTTAATTTCTTTTAATGCACATTCCGCTTCCCATTTACTGATGCCGTAAGGATCATTCGGTTTGGGTTCACTTTGCTCGGTGTAGGGTGTGGCTTGTCCATCGCCATTCACTTTAATTGAACTGAGATAGACAAAGCGTTTTACGCCTGCGGACTGAGCCGCGATCGCTAAATTCTCAGTTGTCTCAGTGTTGATCGATCGAAATTCACTCAGCGGATCAGCACTCGTATCTTTCATTTGATGGACTCGTGCGGCTAAGTGAATCACCACATCAA
Coding sequences within it:
- a CDS encoding hypothetical protein (hypothetical protein S7335_3699;~similar to AA sequence:cyanobase_aa:LBDG_02230) → MWRELNNAVLNIRTYADLSPDLGVRHRIHQGWRSRPERSPDDWYRSFWQPMSVSQDLSTFVYQQMESYSGLPFAKVTPMDRLTEDLQLPLVCWFDWEWDLCEDFHDRFGVEIRDRLDISMLHTVRDLVIFLNQQL
- a CDS encoding single-stranded-DNA-specific exonuclease RecJ (similar to AA sequence:cyanobase_aa:LBDG_28890), whose amino-acid sequence is MSVRSSIPDQRWSIHPQQPDRAIQLAADTHRSPLLTQILINRGFDTLESIQEFLDPERQELPSPLEDFPDLAISLELLINAINDKTRIAICGDYDADGMTSTALLLRALRHLGARVDYAIPSRMSEGYGINRRIIEDFHEEGIGLILTVDNGIAAHDPIARARELGLTIIVTDHHDLPPTLPNANAILNPKLISESSPYRGMAGVGVAYVLAVCLAQSFGQTRDLQKSLLELFTLGTIADLAPLTGVNRRWVKRGLHLLPKSKMAGIQALIQIAGLSNEKNLKPEAIGFRLGPRINAIGRLSDPQIVIELLITDDDGVALERAMQCEQVNKQRQQLCEQIEKEAIEAYENSPLDAKDDRVLLLVKKGWHHGVIGIVASRLVERYGVPVFIGTYEDEHHIRGSARSIPEFNVFEALEFCKDLMLKAGGHKAAGGFSFEADRLDEIRSRLRTFAHKLLKPEHLKPLVTIDAQADLSQLDLALHAQLDALHPCGMENPDPVFWTPNVCLDEQRRIGKGHIKFVLRSGNQKINAIAWRWGEYFPLPSTLDIAYRLKSNEWNNEVSVQLEVVGVRLPQVQRTEFLFSDRPYTCTLLEQRGIQELRIQNTKGETLVIQKGQRIGTLGKLNQSMQEIDVSQAPYYDLVKAAVNALRV
- a CDS encoding glycosyl transferase family 4 (similar to AA sequence:cyanobase_aa:LBDG_55660), with the translated sequence MNISLSFLLASGSLSFLLVASIKQYLSRFLLDIPNDRSSHTQPTPRGGGLGFVVAFALTSVGFALLDWQSVGSRDVLSIWTALIPLVIVGIFDDRGDVPARIRYLVQLSAAGIAIAIYGAFPQPWLSQFGMVGIAIAIGLTAIGMTALINFYNFMDGLDGLVAGVSAVQLTYLAIEINQPILLLLVVALLGFLWWNWSPAKIFMGDVGSTVLGATIAIALLHQENTIQAWSSLAITLPLIADAIYTLVRRLIRKENIFKPHRTHLYQRLQQSGWSHAQVATAYILATIGIALNLHFFEATGAVLSVVEVMCAIALGERYLSHQQGMKMRTKIYASVRNLITGLRAG
- a CDS encoding glycosyl transferase, group 1 family protein (similar to AA sequence:cyanobase_aa:LBDG_28880), with the protein product MKLLIVNHSCTVSVAQQFYAEIERQTGWEITIVVPENWKDEYGIQREVKRWKDFHGKLISIPVWQSGSIPLHRYRSLFVKLLREFNPDFIYLHQEPYALVTLQVYLANYFTIRKPISFFTWQNIFKRYPIPFRQMERWILDHTDVMFPGSYSAEAVMREKGYTGRSVLMPSGIDPTIYYPRSNNLKPELGAKDHEVLIGYVGRVVEQKGLKTLLTALNEIRELPWRLVMVGTGEFDAEFDSIAKELNLSDRIQKLGFVPFTETPNYLSAFDLLVLPSETRSNWKEQFGRVIIEAMACGTPVIGSDSGEIPHLIHVTKGGLVFPEGDAIALSQRLSELIQNAELRSNYAETGKQAVLSNYTNSLLAQRFAETVKNTVEFDPRSQRSGVQSFPTP
- a CDS encoding putative urate catabolism protein (similar to AA sequence:cyanobase_aa:LBDG_02220) is translated as MSAYPRDMVGYGQNPPHPQWKDQAKIAVQFVINYEEGGENCILHGDPASEAFLSEIPGAAPFVGLRHMNMESCYEYGSRAGFWRLHRMFTSRGIPVTIYGVAMALERNPDVVAAMKAADWEIASHGYRWIDYKDFSEEAEREHLKRAIDIHTRVTGSRPLGWYTGRNSPHTQKLVIEEGGFLYDSDSYADDLPYWVKGNGKPHLVIPYTLDNNDMRFSTSQGFNSGDQFFAYLQDAFDVLYEEGETAPKMMSVGLHCRLVGRPGRAAALARFLDYIQGHDRVWLCRRIDIARHWHEHHKPET
- a CDS encoding hypothetical protein (similar to AA sequence:cyanobase_aa:LBDG_06430); its protein translation is MQVFVLLFNADTDNPGIHTISVGDQNLVLMFAQEDDATRYALMLEAQDFAVPSVEKIEQEEIEEFCQDAGYEAYLIPENFMPQSDFERLLLAPPERNIEETDWNPEEKPEDESEMSNRDLDRIRRQLEGLL
- a CDS encoding hypothetical protein (conserved hypothetical protein;~similar to AA sequence:cyanobase_aa:LBDG_53480), with the translated sequence MASEQQVRQYLAYWFQLGKRLMTHNGRQAIKPSSIIAGDRYSDEFEACWNLVRSPESGDCYIEGTSQTIQELLSPEWEISPCARCEMPVPTRSLGMPPGECPCADLSFWPDSEAPQPRSPISTSNSLQKIRDRLSRSSQ
- a CDS encoding NAD-dependent nucleoside diphosphate-sugar epimerase/dehydratase (similar to AA sequence:cyanobase_aa:LBDG_55650); this translates as MNYLITGATGFVGSALCKLLEPSEHTVYGVVRRSDAVLPGSTKPILVSSLADLYDHPILSEIDVVIHLAARVHQMKDTSADPLSEFRSINTETTENLAIAAQSAGVKRFVYLSSIKVNGDGQATPYTEQSEPKPNDPYGISKWEAECALKEIKGLEVVILRPPLVYGAEVRANFLNLMKLVNQGIPLPLGAVNNRRSLVYVGNLVDAIAQCATHPNAAGQTFLISDNADLSTAELVKNIAKSLNKPVRLLPISPVLLTILARIFGKTATLDRLFGSLTIDSSKIRQTLNWHPPFTSAQGLDRTAKWFQDAH
- a CDS encoding family 2 glycosyl transferase (similar to AA sequence:cyanobase_aa:LBDG_28870), whose product is MMNSTSPTLSICVATRNRPDDLIRCLNSLTLLEQLEFEILVIDDASEVPIENRVFQEVDRALVDRIQVFRHEKNKGVPATRNELAERAKAPYLLILDDDAQLLSAESVYAGLDVLKTSSDVGAVALSQSDETGKLLPGQPTPAEYRCYTATFIGYGHLLRRELFVELGGYREMFAAYYEEPEFCKRMLDRGFYVVYLPDARVIHYQSPIGRNNLVALKNGCRNKCFAAIYNEPLPMMILSIPARILLYTFKHWAYCRKHKIESEFGADWIIRELRQNFPTLWRDRRALKWSTYYKWHKIKQAPAYQLAE
- a CDS encoding binding-protein-dependent transport systems inner membrane component (similar to AA sequence:cyanobase_aa:LBDG_33470) codes for the protein MQSQSKLNTSAFFTVLMFGFMYLPIAVLTFYSFNEAPNSAQWKGFTFSWYVRFFQDSRILSALWDSLLVASLATGIAAVIGTLMAIGLARYQFFGKKLFQGAAYLPLIIPDIAIAVATLVFLAVIAVPLSLGTIVAAHVVFCLAYVALVVSTRLTNLDPHLEEAALDLGATPFQSLTLVLLPQLTPAIVSGCLLAFILSMDDFLISSFTAGGGITTLPMEIFSRIRTSVRPDMNALSVVLMIASAGVALVAEVIRYRGEKRRFQ
- a CDS encoding ABC transporter, permease protein (similar to AA sequence:cyanobase_aa:LBDG_33480), which produces MKAPSISESATPISPCWLQPVLMLAPAGLWLLLLLIVPTLIIFQLSLVPNIRPGDIVNPSGLDNYWRIFQPESFPVILRSLFFAGGSMLSCLLLGFPVAYWIALSSPKRWRNLLLIGFTLPLWTSTLLRSYAWISILRRTGVLNSILTSVGLPALDLLNQPIAVLIGMTYSLLPYMVLILYASLEKLDRQLLEAAADLGATPSQAFWKVTVPQCLPGITAGCLLVFITGLGDFINPELLGGTSSRTAARLVYDQFLGATQNWGYGSALSMILIFVVSLAIALLIKYGDKNAKSI